A window of Lagopus muta isolate bLagMut1 chromosome 16, bLagMut1 primary, whole genome shotgun sequence contains these coding sequences:
- the RBM12 gene encoding RNA-binding protein 12: MAVVIRLQGLPIVAGTMDIRHFFSGLTIPDGGVHIVGGELGEAFIVFATDEDARLGMMRTGGTIKGSKVTLLLSSKTEMQNMIELSRRRFETANLDMPPANASRSGPPPSSGMSGRVNLPTTVPNFNNPSPSVVTASTTVHESNKNISTFSTASMGTAPPNLGNTFGSPTFSSTIPSTASPMNTVPPPPIPPIPAMPSLPPMPSIPPIPVPPPVPTLPPVPPVPPIPPVPPVPPMTPIPPISGMPPLNPPPVAPLPTGMNGSGAAVNMNSGLNPLFIGPMNPVNPIQMNSQSSVKPIPINPDDLYVSVHGMPFSATESDVKEFFLGLRVDAIHMLKDHVGRNNGNGLVKFFSPQDTFEALKRNRMLMIQRYVEVSPATERQWVAAGGHITFKQTMGPSGQPHPPPPQPHSRSKSPSGQKRSRSRSPHEQGFCVYLKGLPFESENKHVIDFFKKLDIVEDSIYIAYGPNGKAIGEGFVEFRNEADYKAALCHHKQYIGNRFIQVHPITKKAMLEKIDLIRKRLQNFNYDQREIIMNAEAESGSPKLCAHISNIPYNITKMEILQFLEGLAVEESSVQILVDNNGQGLGQALVQFKAEDDARKAERLHRKKLNGRDVVLRLITVEEMRDIERNPPSQGKKILKIPIQGNVAVPGAQPPAGDEHAFLGGNPKDANNGPPFNFPGNFSGSGTFGPPLPPPGIGGFADARPGIPAVASAGLPGAGIEVPGFAGGPANLSGPSGFGGGPQSFGNGPGNLSGPPGFAGGPPGIAGGLGHLGGPPAFGPGPGNIHISGPPGFGTGSGKPGPTVIKVQNMPFTVSVDEILDFFYGYQVIPGSVCLKYNEKGMPTGEAMVAFESRDEAMAAVVDLNDRPIGSRKVKLVLG; the protein is encoded by the coding sequence ATGGCTGTGGTCATCCGCTTGCAAGGTCTCCCGATTGTGGCGGGGACCATGGACATCCGCCACTTCTTCTCTGGATTGACCATTCCCGATGGGGGCGTGCATATTGTAGGGGGTGAACTGGGTGAGGCTTTCATCGTTTTTGCCACTGATGAAGATGCAAGGCTTGGTATGATGCGCACAGGTGGTACAATTAAAGGGTCAAAAGTAACACTGTTACTGAGcagtaaaactgaaatgcagaacatGATAGAGCTCAGCCGTAGGCGTTTTGAAACTGCTAATCTAGATATGCCGCCAGCAAACGCTAGCAGGTCGGGACCACCTCCTAGTTCGGGGATGAGTGGAAGGGTTAACTTGCCTACTACTGTACCTAACTTTAATAATCCTTCTCCTAGCGTAGTAACAGCTTCCACGACTGTGCATGAGAGCAATAAAAACATATCCACATTTTCTACTGCCAGTATGGGGACTGCACCTCCAAATCTTGGAAATACTTTTGGTAGCCCCACGTTTAGCTCAACTATACCCAGTACAGCATCCCCGATGAACACAGTACCTCCTCCACCGATCCCTCCTATTCCAGCTATGCCGTCTTTGCCACCGATGCCTTCCATTCCTCCAATTCCTGTTCCTCCTCCCGTACCCACACTGCCTCCTGTTCCTCCGGTCCCACCGATACCCCCTGTGCCCCCAGTGCCCCCAATGACACCTATACCTCCCATATCAGGAATGCCTCCTCTGAATCCTCCGCCTGTAGCACCTTTACCCACTGGAATGAATGGGTCTGGAGCAGCAGTGAATATGAACAGCGGCTTGAATCCATTGTTTATTGGTCCCATGAATCCTGTAAATCCTATCCAGATGAATTCTCAGAGTAGCGTCAAACCAATTCCAATCAATCCGGATGATTTGTATGTCAGCGTTCACGGAATGCCCTTTTCTGCGACAGAATCTGACGTGAAAGAATTTTTCCTTGGGCTGCGTGTGGATGCGATCCACATGCTGAAGGATCACGTGGGTCGAAATAATGGAAATGGACTAgtgaaatttttttctcctcaagatACATTTGAAGCACTGAAACGAAACAGAATGCTGATGATTCAGCGGTATGTTGAAGTTAGTCCTGCAACAGAGAGACAGTGGGTGGCTGCCGGAGGCCACATAACGTTCAAGCAAACCATGGGCCCCTCTGGGCAGCCGCACCCTCCTCCTCCACAGCCTCATTCTAGGTCCAAATCTCCCAGTGGACAGAAGAGATCCCGGTCGCGATCTCCCCACGAGCAGGGTTTCTGTGTCTATTTGAAAGGTCTTCCCTTTGAATCGGAGAACAAGCATGTGATcgacttttttaaaaagctggaTATAGTTGAAGACAGCATCTATATAGCTTATGGACCTAATGGGAAGGCAATTGGGGAGGGTTTCGTGGAGTTCAGGAATGAAGCTGATTACAAAGCAGCTTTGTGTCATCATAAGCAGTACATAGGGAATCGTTTTATTCAAGTTCATCCAATTACTAAAAAGGCAATGTTAGAAAAGATAGATCTGATTCGTAAAAGGTTGCAGAATTTCAACTATGACCAGAGAGAAATCATCATGAATGCTGAGGCAGAGTCAGGCTCGCCAAAGCTGTGTGCGCATATTTCTAATATTCCATACAATAtaacaaaaatggaaattcttcAGTTTCTAGAGGGACTGGCAGTAGAAGAAAGCTCTGTGCAAATTCTTGTTGATAATAATGGGCAAGGTTTAGGACAAGCACTGGTTCAGTTCAAAGCTGAAGATGATGCTCGTAAAGCAGAGCGTTTGCACCGTAAAAAGCTGAATGGAAGAGATGTTGTTTTACGTTTGATTACTGTAGAAGAAATGAGAGATATCGAGAGAAACCCTCCgtctcaagggaaaaaaatcctgaaaatacCGATACAAGGAAACGTAGCTGTGCCGGGAGCGCAGCCCCCTGCTGGAGATGAGCATGCCTTCTTGGGAGGAAATCCTAAGGATGCAAACAACGGTCCTCCGTTCAACTTCCCCGGTAACTTTAGTGGGTCTGGCACGTTCGGTCCGCCTCTGCCACCACCTGGAATAGGGGGCTTTGCTGATGCTAGACCTGGAATACCTGCGGTTGCAAGCGCTGGTTTGCCCGGTGCGGGTATTGAGGTCCCAGGTTTTGCAGGCGGTCCTGCTAATTTGAGTGGACCATCGGGTTTTGGAGGGGGCCCTCAGAGTTTTGGTAACGGTCCTGGCAATCTGAGTGGACCCCCTGGCTTTGCTGGTGGGCCTCCAGGAATTGCCGGCGGTCTTGGGCATTTAGGTGGGCCTCCCGCGTTCGGACCCGGACCAGGAAACATACACATTAGTGGGCCGCCGGGTTTTGGAACGGGGTCTGGGAAGCCAGGACCAACCGTCATTAAAGTGCAAAATATGCCCTTCACTGTTTCTGTGGATGAgattttggatttcttttatGGTTACCAAGTGATCCCTGGTTCAGTGTGCttaaaatacaatgagaaagGCATGCCCACGGGAGAAGCGATGGTTGCATTTGAGTCTCGTGATGAAGCGATGGCAGCAGTCGTTGATTTAAATGACAGGCCTATAGGCTCAAGGAAAGTAAAGCTTGTTTTAGGGTAG
- the ROMO1 gene encoding reactive oxygen species modulator 1 — protein sequence MPVTVGPYGQSQPSCFDRVKMGFVMGFAVGMAAGALFGTFSCLRIGMRGRELMGGVGKTMMQSGGTFGTFMAIGMGIRC from the exons ATGCCCGTGACCGTGGGCCCGTACGGGCAGTCGCAGCCCAGCTGCTTCGACAGAGTGAAGATGGGCTTCGTGATGGGCTTCGCCGTGGGCATGGCCGCGGGAGCGCTGTTCGGTACCTTCTCGTGCCTCAG GATTGGCATGAGAGGACGAGAGCTGATGGGCGGCGTTGGCAAAACGATGATGCAGAGCGGTGGGACGTTCGGGACGTTCATGGCTATAGGCATGGGAATCCGCTGCTGA
- the NFS1 gene encoding cysteine desulfurase, mitochondrial has translation MQLWRCLPALRAVLPSPRRLSATAPRTRAEAGGEGPRGDGDGGLRPLYLDVQATTPLDPRVLDRMLPYLTACYGNPHSRTHAYGWESEAATERARRQVADLIGADPREIIFTSGATESNNMAIKGVARFYKSRKKHIITTQTEHKCVLDSCRSLEAEGFQITYLPVQKNGLIDLKELEAAFQPDTSLVSVMAVNNEIGVKQPIRDIGEICRARKVFFHTDAAQAVGKIPMDVNDLKIDLMSISGHKIYGPKGVGAIYVRRRPRVRLEPLQSGGGQERGLRSGTVPTPLAVGLGAACEVAQEEMEYDHKRISQLAERLVTKIMSEVPDVVMNGDREHRYPGCINLSFAYVEGESLLMALKDVALSSGSACTSASLEPSYVLRAIGADEDLAHSSIRFGIGRFTTEEEIDYTVQKCIRHVKRLREMSPLWEMVQDGIDLKSIKWSQH, from the exons ATGCAGCTGTGGCGATGCCTGCCGGCCCTGCGGGCCGTTCTCCCCTCCCCGCGGCGGCTCTCGGCGACGGCGCCGCGAACGCGGGCCGAAGCGGGCGGAGAGG GGCCGCGCGGCGACGGAGACGGAGGTCTGCGGCCGCTGTACCTGGACGTGCAGGCCACCACCCCGCTG GACCCGCGGGTGTTGGACCGCATGCTGCCCTACCTGACCGCCTGCTACGGGAACCCGCACTCCCGCACCCACGCGTACGGATGGGAGAGCGAGGCCGCCACCGAACGCGCCCGGCGG CAAGTTGCAGATTTAATAGGAGCAGATCCGAGAGAAATCATTTTCACCAGCGGGGCTACGGAATCCAATAATATGGCCATCAAG GGTGTTGCGAGGTTCTATAAGTCCAGGAAGAAGCACATCATTACCACGCAGACAGAGCACAAGTGTGTGTTGGATTCCTGCCGCTCCTTGGAGGCTGAAGGCTTTCAGATCACTTACCTGCCTGTCCAAAAAAATGGGCTGATCGATTTGAAG GAGCTGGAGGCTGCCTTCCAGCCAGACACAAGCTTGGTTTCTGTGATGGCTGTGAATAACGAGATAGGAGTGAAGCAGCCGATTCGTGACATTG GTGAGATCTGCCGTGCACGTAAGGTTTTCTTCCACACGGATGCTGCACAAGCAGTTGGTAAAATTCCTATGGATGTCAATGACTTGAAAATTGATCTAATGAGCATCAGTGGCCATAAAATTTATGGGCCCAAAG GGGTTGGTGCCATCTATGTTCGCCGGCGCCCGCGCGTGCGGCTGGAGCCCCTGCAGAGCGGTGGAGGCCAGGAGAGAGGGCTGCGATCGGGGACTGTGCCCACCCCGCTGGCTGTGGGCCTGGGGGCGGCGTGTGAGGTGGcgcaggaggagatggag TATGACCATAAGCGAATCTCACAACTGGCAGAACGGCTTGTTACAAAAATAATGAGTGAAGTTCCTGATGTGGTGATGAATGGAGACAGAGAGCATCGTTATCCAG gatGCATCAATTTATCTTTTGCGTACGTGGAAGGGGAGAGTCTTCTCATGGCTCTGAAAGACGTGGCTCTATCTTCAGGAAG TGCTTGCACATCAGCTTCTCTGGAGCCTTCATATGTTTTGCGGGCAATCGGAGCAGATGAAGACTTGGCTCACTCCTCTATAAG ATTTGGAATTGGTCGTTTCACTACGGAAGAAGAAATAGATTATACAGTGCAGAAATGCATACGGCATGTTAAGAGGCTGAGGGAAATGAG TCCTCTTTGGGAAATGGTGCAGGATGGAATTGACCTCAAAAGCATTAAATGGAgtcagcactga